The Chryseobacterium indologenes genomic sequence ATGATCTTAAAGTTAAAAATATTACAGATCGTATCAACCAGATTACCAAAAACAATGAAACACTTACTAACTTATATACTGCTTTTAAAATCAGAAAAACGCTTCCCGAAATTGAAAAATATCAAAATGCACATCCTTTAAAAACAGATAGCCTGGATAGCTTTATCAGCAGGCAAAACAAACTTCTGGAAGAACTAAAAAATGTAAAATAACACCTCTTATGAATTATACTACGAAATGGCTTACAGATAAAACACGTGTTGAAGAACTCGTAGATTTTTTTATTACCCACAAAACAGATTCCTATATTTCCCACAGTGAAATTATGTATGGCAGAGCTCTTGATTCCGAACACTGGAATCCTGATCTGAGAGCAGTACTGAGAGCACAACTGATGGAAGATTATAACTATGATGAGACGTCAAAATTAAAGATTCTCATTGCAGAAGATGAAAACGGAAAAATTGCAGGAATGCTTGTTTTCAATGTAATCAGCAGTCCTTTTAAAAAATATGCGGTTTTAGAAGATATGCTTTTGGATCAGTCTGTGAGAGGCCAGTCTCTGGGAAGTAAATTGCTGCAGGAAGTAATTGAAGATTCCAAAAACTGGGGCATCAGCTTTATCATGCTGGAAAGTGGAGTCAACAACCATGGTGCTCATCATTTTTTTGAGAAGTATGGATTTCAGAAAGTGTCTGAAAGTTTTATGTTAACATTATAATGTAAACTTAAAAAAGTATCCTGATGAATTCAATTTCAATAATCGGAGCCGGAATCGGTGGATTGACTCTTGGGAATGTTCTCAAGCAGCATCAATACGATTTTACCATCTACGAATCTGCCCATGAAATAAAACCTGTTGGAGCCGGGATCATGATGGCAGTCAATGCAATGCAGGTTTTTGACCGGCTAGGACTAAAAGAGAAAATTGAAAGTGCAGGAAACAAAATTCACAGAATTACGATAGCCGACGAATCCTTACGGACGATTTCACAGACAGAAATTCTTGACCTGGAAAAACAATACAACTCTTGCAATGTAGCCATTCACCGCGCTGAACTTCAACGGATTCTTGCCGAAAACCTCAAAACAGAAGACATTCTTCTCAACCATTCTCTGCAAAAAATTGAAAAAAAAGAAAACTACATTATAAATTTTGAAAACGGAACCCGGATAGAAACCAAAGTTGTTTTCGGAGCAGATGGTATAAAATCCAAGGTAAGAAATCAGATTCTGAAAACCGGTACCATCAGAAGTGCAAACCAAAAGTGCTGGCGTGGTCTGGTGGATTTTGAACTGCCCGAAAAATATCATCAGGAAGCTTTTGAAATGTGGGGCAAAGGAAAAAGGTTTGGCTTTGTAAAAATTTCTGATAAAAAAGTCTACTGGTATGCCTGCATTAATGAGAAAAGTTTTAGCCGACACGCAATGAT encodes the following:
- a CDS encoding FAD-dependent monooxygenase, yielding MNSISIIGAGIGGLTLGNVLKQHQYDFTIYESAHEIKPVGAGIMMAVNAMQVFDRLGLKEKIESAGNKIHRITIADESLRTISQTEILDLEKQYNSCNVAIHRAELQRILAENLKTEDILLNHSLQKIEKKENYIINFENGTRIETKVVFGADGIKSKVRNQILKTGTIRSANQKCWRGLVDFELPEKYHQEAFEMWGKGKRFGFVKISDKKVYWYACINEKSFSRHAMISDIFSDFDSLVLHIIDSTAKENIICNTISDLSPIPDWYTENLCLIGDAAHATTPNMGQGACQAIEDAYIIGRLLEKTDDFNVIFEEFQKIRRKKVDYIVNTSRNIGKISQWEKGNTLRNFFMRLIPDSTQEKMARKIIELEM
- a CDS encoding GNAT family N-acetyltransferase, with the protein product MNYTTKWLTDKTRVEELVDFFITHKTDSYISHSEIMYGRALDSEHWNPDLRAVLRAQLMEDYNYDETSKLKILIAEDENGKIAGMLVFNVISSPFKKYAVLEDMLLDQSVRGQSLGSKLLQEVIEDSKNWGISFIMLESGVNNHGAHHFFEKYGFQKVSESFMLTL